The following are encoded together in the Serratia odorifera genome:
- the leuA gene encoding 2-isopropylmalate synthase, with protein MSQQVIIFDTTLRDGEQALQASLSVKEKIQIAMALERMGVDVMEVGFPVSSPGDFESVQTIARQIKNSRVCGLARCVDNDIDVAAEALRVADAFRIHVFLATSTLHIESKLKRSFDEVLEMAVRSVKRARNYTDDVEFSCEDAGRTPIDNLCRVVEAAINAGATTINIPDTVGYTTPNQFGGIITTLYDRVPNIDKAIISVHCHDDLGMAVGNSIAAVQAGARQVEGTLNGIGERAGNTSLEEVIMAIKVRQDIMNVHTNINHQEIYRTSQLVSQLCNMPIPANKAIVGSNAFAHSSGIHQDGVLKNRENYEIMSPQTIGLKDVQLNLTSRSGRAAVKHRMEEMGYKEQDYNLDDLYSAFLKLADKKGQVFDYDLEALAFINKQQEEPEHYSLGYFSVQSGSSIMATASVKLICGGEEKAEAATGNGPVDAVYQAINRITDYPIELVKYQLTAKGQGRDALGQVDIVVSYNGRRFHGVGLATDIVESSAKAMIHVLNNIWRSQQVEKEKQRLQQNKHQNNQETV; from the coding sequence ATGAGCCAACAAGTCATTATTTTCGATACCACGCTGCGTGATGGCGAACAGGCGCTGCAAGCCAGTCTGAGCGTAAAAGAAAAGATCCAGATCGCCATGGCGCTGGAACGCATGGGCGTTGACGTAATGGAAGTCGGCTTCCCGGTCTCTTCGCCGGGTGATTTTGAATCGGTGCAAACCATCGCTCGTCAGATCAAAAACAGCCGGGTATGCGGTCTGGCTCGCTGCGTCGACAACGATATCGACGTCGCCGCCGAAGCGCTGCGCGTCGCCGACGCGTTCCGTATCCACGTGTTTCTGGCCACCTCGACGCTGCACATCGAATCAAAATTAAAACGTTCCTTCGACGAAGTGCTGGAAATGGCGGTACGCTCGGTGAAGCGTGCGCGCAACTATACCGATGATGTCGAGTTTTCCTGCGAGGATGCCGGCCGCACGCCGATCGACAACCTGTGTCGCGTGGTGGAAGCCGCGATCAACGCCGGCGCCACCACCATTAATATTCCAGATACCGTCGGCTACACCACGCCGAACCAGTTTGGCGGCATCATCACCACCCTGTACGACCGCGTGCCGAACATCGATAAGGCCATTATCTCGGTACACTGCCACGACGATCTGGGCATGGCGGTCGGCAACTCGATTGCCGCAGTTCAGGCTGGGGCACGTCAGGTCGAAGGCACCCTGAACGGCATTGGCGAACGCGCCGGCAACACTTCGCTGGAAGAGGTGATTATGGCGATCAAGGTGCGCCAGGACATCATGAATGTGCACACCAATATCAACCACCAGGAAATCTATCGTACCAGCCAGTTGGTCAGCCAGTTGTGCAATATGCCCATCCCGGCCAACAAGGCCATCGTCGGCTCCAACGCCTTCGCCCACTCCTCCGGTATCCATCAGGACGGCGTGCTGAAAAACCGCGAAAACTACGAAATCATGTCGCCGCAGACCATCGGCCTGAAGGACGTGCAGCTGAACCTGACCTCACGTTCCGGTCGCGCGGCAGTGAAGCACCGTATGGAAGAGATGGGTTACAAGGAGCAGGACTACAACCTGGATGACCTGTACAGCGCCTTCCTGAAGCTGGCAGACAAAAAGGGTCAGGTGTTCGACTACGATCTGGAAGCGCTGGCGTTCATTAACAAGCAGCAGGAAGAGCCGGAGCATTACAGCCTGGGCTACTTCAGCGTCCAGTCAGGCAGCAGCATTATGGCAACCGCATCGGTCAAACTGATCTGCGGCGGCGAAGAAAAAGCCGAAGCCGCGACCGGCAATGGCCCGGTTGATGCCGTTTATCAGGCCATCAACCGTATTACCGATTACCCGATCGAACTGGTGAAGTATCAACTGACCGCCAAGGGCCAGGGCCGAGATGCGCTGGGCCAGGTCGATATCGTGGTTTCCTATAACGGCCGCCGCTTCCATGGCGTCGGACTGGCAACAGACATTGTCGAATCCTCCGCCAAGGCGATGATTCACGTATTGAACAATATTTGGCGCTCCCAGCAGGTAGAAAAAGAAAAACAGCGTCTGCAACAAAATAAACATCAAAATAATCAGGAAACGGTGTGA
- the leuD gene encoding 3-isopropylmalate dehydratase small subunit: protein MAKFTQHTGIVVPLDAANVDTDAIIPKQFLQKVTRTGFGQHLFNDWRFLDDAGQQPNPEFVLNKPRYQGASILLARENFGCGSSREHAPWALTDYGFKVVIAPSFADIFYGNSFNNQLLPVTLSEQDVDTLFRLVADNEGIEFTVDLENQTVNAGGRSYPFDIDSFRRHCMINGLDSIGLTLQHETDITRYEAQQPAFLN from the coding sequence GTGGCTAAATTTACTCAACATACGGGCATCGTCGTGCCTTTGGATGCCGCCAACGTCGATACCGACGCCATTATTCCAAAACAGTTTTTGCAAAAGGTGACGCGTACCGGCTTCGGCCAGCACCTGTTCAATGACTGGCGTTTCCTCGACGACGCCGGCCAGCAGCCGAACCCCGAATTCGTGCTGAACAAGCCGCGCTACCAGGGGGCCAGCATACTGCTGGCGCGTGAAAACTTCGGCTGTGGCTCTTCGCGCGAACACGCGCCCTGGGCACTGACCGATTACGGTTTCAAGGTGGTGATTGCGCCGAGCTTTGCCGACATTTTCTACGGTAACTCGTTCAACAACCAGCTGTTGCCGGTGACGCTCAGCGAGCAGGATGTCGATACCCTGTTCCGGCTGGTTGCTGACAACGAAGGTATCGAGTTTACCGTCGATCTGGAAAACCAGACGGTCAACGCCGGCGGGCGCAGCTACCCGTTTGACATCGACAGCTTCCGCCGCCACTGCATGATCAATGGCCTGGACAGCATCGGTCTGACGCTACAGCACGAAACGGATATCACGCGTTACGAAGCGCAGCAGCCGGCATTTTTGAACTGA
- a CDS encoding sugar efflux transporter — protein MNSKRWLPRRFNPIFTAFLIVAFLAGIAGALQAPTLSLFLTTEVKVRPLWVGLFYTVNAVAGIIVSFLLAKRSDTRGDRRKLILLCCLMAVGNCVLFAFNRDYMTLITAGVLLAAIANTAMPQIFALAREYADSSAREVVMFSSVMRAQLSLAWVIGPPLSFTLALNYGFTVMFLIAAGIFVLCAILVWFCLPSVPRAAQTGSLDASPIAPPSAWRDRDVRRLFVASMLMWTCNTMYIIDMPLYITSDLGLPERLAGLLMGTAAALEIPAMLLAGYVVKHFGKRSMMLFAIVAGIVFYAGLVLFQFKLALMVLQLFNAIFIGIIAGIGMLYFQDLMPGRPGAATTMFTNSISTGVILAGILQGALVENLGHYAVYWLATALAALSLWLCSRVREA, from the coding sequence ATGAATTCCAAACGCTGGTTGCCACGCCGTTTTAACCCGATTTTCACCGCTTTCCTGATTGTTGCCTTTCTTGCCGGCATCGCCGGCGCGTTGCAGGCGCCGACGCTGAGTCTGTTTTTAACCACCGAAGTCAAAGTGCGGCCGTTGTGGGTCGGGCTGTTTTATACCGTTAATGCCGTGGCCGGCATTATTGTCAGTTTTTTGCTGGCCAAGCGTTCGGACACTCGCGGCGATCGGCGTAAGCTGATTTTACTGTGCTGTCTGATGGCGGTGGGGAACTGCGTACTGTTTGCCTTCAATCGTGACTATATGACACTGATTACCGCCGGGGTGTTGCTGGCGGCGATTGCCAATACCGCCATGCCGCAAATCTTTGCCCTGGCGCGTGAATATGCCGACAGTTCGGCACGCGAAGTGGTGATGTTCAGTTCGGTGATGCGCGCCCAACTGTCTCTGGCGTGGGTTATTGGCCCTCCGCTGTCGTTTACGCTGGCGCTGAATTACGGTTTTACCGTGATGTTTCTGATTGCCGCCGGTATTTTCGTGCTCTGCGCAATACTGGTGTGGTTTTGCCTGCCGTCGGTACCGCGCGCAGCGCAGACCGGTAGCCTCGACGCCTCGCCGATTGCGCCGCCGAGCGCCTGGCGCGACCGCGATGTGCGGCGGCTGTTTGTTGCATCGATGCTGATGTGGACCTGCAATACCATGTATATCATTGACATGCCACTGTATATTACCAGCGATCTCGGACTGCCGGAACGGCTGGCGGGGCTGTTGATGGGCACCGCCGCCGCGCTGGAGATCCCGGCGATGTTGTTGGCAGGTTATGTGGTCAAACACTTCGGCAAGCGCAGCATGATGCTGTTTGCCATCGTGGCCGGCATCGTATTCTACGCCGGTCTGGTGCTGTTCCAGTTCAAACTGGCGCTGATGGTGCTGCAACTGTTCAATGCGATTTTTATCGGTATCATCGCTGGCATTGGCATGCTGTACTTCCAGGATTTGATGCCGGGGCGGCCCGGTGCGGCCACCACCATGTTTACCAACAGCATATCGACCGGTGTCATCCTGGCGGGTATCCTGCAGGGCGCGCTGGTGGAGAACCTTGGCCATTACGCGGTGTACTGGCTGGCGACGGCGTTGGCCGCCCTGTCGCTATGGCTATGCAGCCGGGTACGCGAAGCATAA
- the sgrT gene encoding glucose uptake inhibitor SgrT: MNLLLTRQFYQRYFAAVGRQKADWLTLVPPQARMEMLAHLTQWDLPTLSDKEYRQRL, translated from the coding sequence ATGAACCTTTTATTGACCAGACAGTTTTATCAGCGCTATTTCGCCGCCGTTGGCCGCCAAAAAGCCGATTGGCTGACGCTGGTACCGCCGCAGGCGCGTATGGAGATGCTGGCTCATCTCACCCAGTGGGATCTGCCGACACTGTCGGACAAGGAATACCGTCAGCGCCTCTAG
- the sgrR gene encoding HTH-type transcriptional regulator SgrR — protein MSTSRLQQQFIRLWQRCDGETTETTLQELAEVLSCSRRHVRSLLGAMQQAGWLTWHAEAGRGKRSQLTFHYTGLALQQQRAEELLEQDRIDQLVQLVGDKNVVRQMLLSQLGRSFRQGKHILRVLYYRQLSNLLPGSALRRSETHLARQIFSGLTRINEENGELESDLAHHWQALTPLHWRFYLRPAIHFHHGRELDMEDVIQSLTRLMPLPLFSHLDRVTSPTPYVIDLHLHSPDYWLPWLLGSVHAMIVPREWRSLPDFARHPVGTGPYSVVRNHQNQLKIHAFDDYFGFRALIDEVNIWVLPEVTEELVHSGVQLQADDTGKNELESRLEEGCYFLLFDQRSALAADPTIRSWLCELINPIALLSNAGSVYQRYWSPAYGILPRWHHNRQLAQQSKPPGLTELTLTYYSEHSEFYAISEAIEPLLAQHGIRLKVQIVDYDRWHQGAAHSDIWLGSANFYLPLEFSLFATLYELPLMQHCMSEDLNQDATQWRDNTLPLAEFCQRLVSRHHLHPLFHHWLQLHGQRSMRGVRMNTLGWFDFKSAWFAPPEA, from the coding sequence ATGTCCACCTCACGCCTGCAGCAACAATTCATCCGCCTCTGGCAACGCTGCGATGGCGAAACCACCGAAACCACCTTGCAGGAACTGGCGGAGGTGCTCAGCTGCTCTCGTCGCCACGTGCGCTCATTGCTGGGCGCGATGCAGCAGGCCGGTTGGCTGACCTGGCATGCGGAGGCTGGGCGCGGCAAACGTTCGCAGCTGACCTTCCACTACACCGGCCTGGCGCTACAGCAGCAACGGGCGGAGGAGTTACTGGAGCAGGATCGCATCGACCAGTTGGTGCAGCTGGTCGGCGACAAAAACGTGGTACGCCAGATGCTGCTTTCCCAACTGGGGCGCAGCTTCCGCCAGGGCAAGCACATACTGCGCGTGCTGTATTACCGCCAATTGTCCAACCTGTTGCCCGGATCGGCGCTACGCCGCTCGGAAACCCATCTGGCACGGCAAATTTTCAGCGGGTTGACGCGCATAAATGAGGAAAACGGGGAACTGGAATCCGATCTTGCCCACCATTGGCAGGCGTTAACTCCGTTGCACTGGCGTTTTTATCTACGACCGGCGATTCACTTTCACCATGGCCGCGAACTGGATATGGAGGACGTGATCCAGTCGCTGACGCGCCTGATGCCGCTGCCGCTGTTTTCCCACCTCGATCGCGTCACCTCGCCAACGCCGTATGTTATCGACCTTCATCTGCACAGCCCGGACTACTGGCTGCCATGGCTGCTGGGCAGCGTCCATGCGATGATTGTGCCGCGCGAATGGCGTAGCTTGCCAGACTTCGCCCGCCATCCGGTTGGCACCGGCCCCTACAGCGTGGTACGCAATCATCAGAATCAATTGAAAATTCATGCCTTTGACGATTATTTCGGTTTTCGCGCACTGATTGACGAGGTCAATATCTGGGTGCTGCCGGAGGTCACCGAAGAGCTGGTACACTCCGGCGTCCAGCTGCAAGCCGATGACACCGGCAAAAACGAACTGGAGAGCCGGCTGGAAGAAGGCTGTTATTTTTTGCTGTTCGACCAGCGTTCGGCGTTGGCCGCTGACCCGACAATCCGCAGCTGGCTGTGTGAGCTGATCAACCCGATTGCGTTGCTAAGTAATGCCGGGTCGGTATATCAGCGCTACTGGTCCCCCGCCTACGGCATTTTGCCGCGCTGGCACCACAACCGCCAATTGGCACAACAAAGCAAGCCGCCAGGTCTGACCGAACTGACGCTCACCTACTACAGCGAGCATTCCGAATTTTATGCCATCAGCGAAGCCATTGAGCCGCTGCTGGCACAGCACGGCATCAGGCTGAAGGTACAAATCGTCGATTACGATCGCTGGCATCAGGGCGCAGCGCACAGCGATATCTGGCTCGGCAGCGCCAATTTCTACTTGCCGCTGGAGTTTTCGCTGTTTGCTACGCTGTATGAATTACCGCTGATGCAGCACTGCATGAGCGAAGACCTGAATCAGGACGCGACGCAATGGCGCGACAATACCCTGCCGCTGGCAGAGTTTTGCCAACGCCTGGTCAGCCGTCATCACCTGCACCCGCTGTTTCACCACTGGCTGCAATTGCATGGCCAGCGCAGCATGCGCGGGGTGCGCATGAATACCCTCGGCTGGTTCGATTTCAAATCTGCCTGGTTCGCACCGCCGGAGGCATAA
- the thiB gene encoding thiamine ABC transporter substrate binding subunit — protein sequence MIKKYLPCLLMLLAAPALAKETLTVYTYDSFAADWGPGPAIKKTFEADCDCELKFVALEDGVSLLNRLRMEGKNSPADVVLGLDNNLLQAAEQTGLFAPSGVDTARLTVPGGWQDRTFVPYDYGYFAFVYNKQKLKNPPKSLQELVSSDRPWKVIYQDPRTSTPGLGLLLWMQKVYGDRAPQAWQQLAKKTVTVTKGWSEAYGLFLKGEGDLVLSYTTSPAYHLIEEKQDMYAAANFSEGHYLQIEVAARLKAGKHPQLAERFMQFMLTPAFQNTIPTGNWMYPVIKTTLPAGFDSMPVPQTALQYSAQEVAKQRSNWIRTWQTAVSR from the coding sequence GTGATCAAAAAATACCTGCCCTGTCTGTTAATGCTGCTGGCCGCACCGGCGCTGGCCAAAGAAACGCTGACGGTTTACACCTACGACTCCTTTGCCGCCGATTGGGGCCCCGGCCCGGCGATCAAAAAAACCTTCGAGGCCGACTGCGACTGCGAACTGAAGTTCGTCGCGCTGGAGGATGGTGTTTCCCTGCTTAACCGACTGCGGATGGAGGGCAAAAACAGTCCGGCCGACGTCGTACTGGGACTGGACAACAACCTGCTGCAGGCCGCCGAGCAAACCGGGCTGTTCGCGCCAAGCGGCGTCGACACCGCCAGACTGACGGTTCCGGGCGGTTGGCAAGACCGTACTTTCGTACCCTACGATTACGGCTACTTTGCTTTCGTCTACAACAAGCAGAAGTTGAAAAACCCGCCGAAGAGCCTACAGGAACTGGTCAGCAGCGATCGGCCGTGGAAAGTCATTTATCAGGATCCGCGTACCAGCACTCCTGGTCTGGGCCTGCTGCTGTGGATGCAGAAGGTGTATGGCGATCGCGCGCCGCAGGCGTGGCAACAGCTGGCAAAGAAAACCGTCACCGTGACCAAGGGCTGGAGTGAAGCCTACGGCCTGTTCCTTAAGGGTGAAGGCGATCTGGTGCTGAGCTACACCACCTCGCCGGCCTATCATCTGATCGAAGAAAAGCAAGACATGTATGCCGCCGCCAACTTCAGCGAAGGGCACTACTTACAGATCGAAGTGGCCGCTAGACTGAAAGCCGGCAAGCACCCGCAACTGGCCGAGCGGTTTATGCAATTTATGCTGACGCCGGCATTCCAGAACACCATTCCTACCGGCAACTGGATGTATCCGGTAATCAAGACCACGCTGCCGGCGGGCTTTGATTCGATGCCGGTACCGCAGACCGCGTTACAATACAGCGCGCAAGAGGTAGCCAAACAGCGCAGCAACTGGATCCGTACATGGCAAACCGCCGTCAGCCGCTGA
- the thiP gene encoding thiamine/thiamine pyrophosphate ABC transporter permease ThiP — protein sequence MANRRQPLIPAWLWPGLIAAGLILLVAALAFGSLWRHAPQSDWTGVWHDAYLWHVVRFTFWQALLSALISVLPAIALARALYRRRFPGRALLLRLCAMTLVLPVLVAVFGLLSVYGRQGWLATLCGWLGIDYQFSPYGLQGILLAHMFFNLPLATRLLLQALENVPVEQRQLAAQLGMNGWQQFRFVEWPALRRQILPSGALIFMLCFASFATVLSLGGGPQATTIELAIYQALSYDYDLGRAALLALIQLACCLGLVVLSQRLGQALPVGHTQGAHWRNPQDSHRQRITDFMLIAAALLLLLPPLLAVIVDGANQAMVSVLRQPVLWQALLTSLRIAVGAGLLCVLLTMMLVWSSRELKLQQRMRWGETLELSGMVILAMPGIVLATGFFLLLSDTVGLPQSPYALVILTNALMAVPYALKVLETPMRDLAERYNPLCLSLGMQGWQRLRWVELHALRRPLAQALAFACVLSIGDFGVVALFGNEQFRTLPFYLYQQIGAYRSNDGAVSALLLLLLCFLLFTLIERLPGRTTR from the coding sequence ATGGCAAACCGCCGTCAGCCGCTGATCCCCGCCTGGCTGTGGCCGGGACTGATCGCCGCGGGTCTGATCCTGCTGGTCGCCGCGCTGGCGTTTGGTTCGCTATGGCGACACGCGCCGCAAAGTGACTGGACGGGCGTCTGGCATGACGCCTATTTATGGCACGTGGTGCGCTTCACCTTCTGGCAAGCGCTATTGTCCGCGCTGATTTCCGTGCTGCCGGCCATTGCGCTGGCGCGGGCGTTATATCGCCGGCGCTTTCCCGGCCGCGCGCTGTTGCTGCGGCTGTGCGCCATGACGCTGGTGCTGCCAGTGCTGGTGGCGGTATTCGGGCTGCTCAGCGTCTACGGACGGCAGGGATGGCTGGCGACACTGTGCGGCTGGCTGGGGATCGACTACCAGTTTTCGCCATATGGGCTGCAGGGCATTCTGCTGGCACACATGTTCTTCAACTTGCCGTTGGCGACGCGATTATTGTTGCAGGCATTGGAAAACGTCCCGGTGGAACAACGCCAACTGGCTGCCCAGTTGGGCATGAACGGCTGGCAGCAGTTTCGCTTTGTCGAATGGCCGGCATTACGTCGTCAAATATTGCCGAGCGGCGCGCTGATATTCATGCTGTGCTTCGCCAGCTTTGCCACCGTGCTGTCACTAGGCGGCGGCCCGCAGGCGACCACCATCGAATTGGCCATCTACCAGGCGCTGAGCTATGACTACGATCTTGGTCGCGCGGCGCTGCTGGCGCTGATCCAGCTGGCCTGCTGTCTGGGGCTGGTGGTGCTCAGCCAACGGCTGGGCCAGGCGCTGCCGGTCGGCCATACCCAGGGTGCGCACTGGCGTAATCCGCAGGACAGCCACCGGCAACGCATAACCGATTTTATGCTGATCGCCGCCGCCCTGCTGTTGCTGTTGCCGCCGCTGCTGGCGGTGATCGTCGATGGCGCCAATCAGGCAATGGTCAGCGTACTACGCCAACCGGTACTGTGGCAGGCACTGCTGACCTCACTGCGCATCGCCGTCGGCGCCGGTCTACTGTGCGTGTTGCTGACCATGATGCTGGTGTGGAGCAGCCGCGAGCTGAAACTGCAACAGCGTATGCGCTGGGGGGAAACGCTGGAACTGAGCGGCATGGTGATCCTGGCGATGCCGGGTATCGTGCTGGCTACCGGTTTCTTCCTGCTGCTGAGCGATACCGTCGGGCTGCCGCAGTCACCGTATGCACTGGTGATCCTGACCAATGCGCTGATGGCGGTGCCGTACGCCCTGAAGGTGCTGGAAACGCCGATGCGCGATCTGGCGGAGCGTTATAATCCCCTGTGCCTGTCGCTGGGCATGCAGGGCTGGCAACGGTTGCGCTGGGTTGAACTGCACGCGCTGCGGCGACCGCTGGCGCAGGCGCTGGCCTTCGCCTGTGTACTGTCGATCGGCGATTTCGGCGTGGTGGCGTTGTTCGGCAATGAGCAGTTCCGTACTCTGCCCTTCTACCTTTACCAGCAGATTGGCGCTTATCGCAGCAACGACGGCGCGGTTAGCGCGCTGTTACTGCTGCTGCTGTGCTTCCTGCTGTTTACCCTGATTGAACGCTTACCGGGCCGTACGACCCGCTAG
- the thiQ gene encoding thiamine ABC transporter ATP-binding protein ThiQ, with translation MLELDNLTYLYEHLPMRFDLHLQAGERVAVLGPSGAGKSTLLSLVAGFLPAASGRLRLDGHDHTHTPPAQRPVSMLFQENNLFAHLTVRQNIGLGLDPGLRLNADRQQRLTQIAEQVGLAEHLSRLPAQLSGGQRQRAALARCLIRQQPILLLDEPFSALDPALRSDMLQLLDTVCHQRNLTLLMVSHNLDDAARIAARTLLVVDGRIYYDGSTQALLDGSAPEAQVVGISARS, from the coding sequence ATGCTAGAGCTTGATAACCTGACCTATCTGTACGAACACCTGCCGATGCGCTTTGATCTGCATCTTCAGGCGGGTGAACGCGTGGCGGTGCTTGGCCCGAGCGGTGCCGGCAAAAGCACCCTGCTCAGCCTGGTTGCCGGTTTTCTGCCGGCCGCCAGCGGCAGGCTGCGGCTTGACGGCCACGATCATACCCACACGCCGCCGGCGCAGCGGCCGGTGTCGATGCTGTTTCAGGAAAACAACCTGTTTGCCCATCTGACGGTACGGCAGAACATTGGTCTGGGGCTGGATCCCGGCCTGCGTCTCAACGCCGATCGCCAGCAGCGTCTGACGCAGATCGCCGAGCAGGTCGGACTGGCGGAGCATCTGTCCCGCTTGCCGGCGCAACTGTCTGGCGGCCAGCGCCAACGCGCGGCACTGGCCCGCTGCCTGATACGCCAGCAGCCGATTTTACTGCTCGACGAACCGTTTTCAGCGCTCGATCCGGCACTGCGTAGCGACATGCTGCAACTGCTGGACACGGTGTGCCACCAGCGCAATCTGACGCTGCTGATGGTGTCGCACAATCTGGATGACGCCGCACGTATCGCCGCACGAACGCTGCTGGTGGTGGACGGACGGATTTATTACGACGGTTCAACGCAGGCGCTGCTCGACGGCAGCGCGCCGGAAGCGCAGGTGGTGGGAATTTCGGCAAGATCGTGA
- the ivbL gene encoding ilvB operon leader peptide IvbL, whose product MIASSLTSTLLVTALPAAVVVVRVVVVVGSAP is encoded by the coding sequence ATGATCGCATCCTCGCTGACTTCGACCCTACTAGTTACCGCGCTACCAGCCGCGGTGGTCGTCGTGCGTGTGGTGGTGGTCGTCGGCAGTGCGCCGTAG
- the ilvB gene encoding acetolactate synthase large subunit: MAISGTPHPKQRFTGAQLIVHLLERQGITTVAGIPGGAALPLYDALSQSRTIQHVLARHEQGAGFMAQGMARTNGKAAVCIASSGPGATNLVTAIADAKLDSIPLVCITGQVPSSMIGTDAFQEVDTYGISIPITKHNHLVRDIRELPQVIYDAFRIAESGRPGPVWIDIPKDVQTAEIDLDRLPPIAEPDAAPAFAAAEVSQAAVMINQAKRPILYLGGGIICAEAHRAALDLAERANLPTTMTLMALGAMPVDHPLSLGMLGMHAARSTNFILQEADLLIVLGARFDDRAIGKTEQFCPNAQIIHVDIDRAELGKVKQPQVAIHGDVGQVLQQLLPQIDAQPRSAWLNTVNDLKREFPFSMPNADDPLSHYGLVLAAARCVDDDAIITTDVGQHQMWVAQAYPLRRPRQWLTSGGLGTMGFGLPAAIGAALAEPRRKVLCFSGDGSLMMNIQEMATAVEHDLDVKIILMNNQALGLVHQQQTLFYQQRIFAAAYPKRTDFLKIAAGFGLDTCDLNAAADPQAALADAIQRPGPCLIHALIDTNEKVFPMVPPGAANIDMIGE, from the coding sequence ATGGCAATTTCGGGCACGCCTCATCCCAAGCAACGCTTTACCGGCGCGCAGTTGATCGTGCATCTGCTGGAACGCCAGGGCATCACTACCGTCGCCGGCATCCCCGGCGGAGCCGCCTTGCCGCTGTACGACGCGCTGAGCCAGAGCCGCACCATCCAGCACGTTCTGGCCCGCCATGAGCAGGGCGCGGGCTTTATGGCGCAGGGCATGGCGCGCACCAACGGTAAAGCGGCGGTGTGCATCGCCTCCAGTGGCCCCGGCGCCACCAACCTGGTGACCGCCATTGCCGATGCCAAACTCGACTCTATCCCACTGGTGTGCATCACCGGCCAGGTGCCGTCGTCAATGATTGGTACCGACGCATTTCAGGAGGTCGATACCTACGGTATTTCCATCCCGATCACCAAGCATAACCATCTGGTACGCGACATCCGCGAACTGCCGCAGGTAATTTACGATGCGTTCCGCATTGCCGAATCCGGCCGCCCCGGTCCGGTGTGGATCGATATCCCGAAAGACGTGCAAACCGCCGAAATCGACCTGGATCGGTTGCCGCCGATCGCCGAACCCGATGCCGCACCGGCATTTGCCGCCGCCGAGGTCAGCCAGGCGGCAGTGATGATCAACCAGGCCAAACGGCCGATCCTCTATCTCGGCGGCGGCATCATCTGCGCCGAGGCGCACCGGGCGGCACTGGATCTGGCAGAGCGCGCCAACCTGCCAACCACCATGACGCTGATGGCGCTGGGCGCCATGCCGGTCGACCATCCGCTGTCGCTGGGCATGCTGGGCATGCACGCCGCGCGCAGCACCAACTTTATTTTGCAGGAAGCCGACTTGCTGATCGTGCTGGGCGCGCGCTTTGACGATCGCGCCATCGGTAAAACCGAGCAGTTCTGCCCCAATGCCCAAATCATTCACGTAGATATCGACCGCGCCGAGCTGGGCAAGGTAAAACAGCCGCAGGTGGCGATTCACGGCGACGTCGGCCAGGTGCTGCAACAGCTGTTGCCACAGATCGACGCACAGCCACGCAGCGCATGGCTGAACACCGTCAACGACCTGAAGCGCGAATTCCCGTTCAGCATGCCGAACGCCGACGATCCACTGAGTCACTATGGGCTGGTACTGGCGGCGGCACGCTGCGTCGACGACGATGCAATTATTACCACCGACGTCGGCCAGCATCAGATGTGGGTGGCGCAGGCCTACCCGTTGCGTCGTCCGCGCCAGTGGCTGACCTCCGGCGGGCTCGGCACCATGGGGTTCGGCCTGCCGGCGGCGATCGGTGCAGCGCTGGCCGAACCACGGCGCAAGGTTTTATGTTTTTCCGGTGACGGCAGCCTGATGATGAACATTCAGGAAATGGCGACCGCGGTAGAACACGATCTGGACGTGAAAATTATCCTGATGAACAATCAGGCGCTGGGGCTGGTGCATCAGCAGCAAACCCTGTTTTACCAGCAGCGCATTTTTGCCGCCGCCTATCCTAAGCGTACCGATTTCCTGAAAATCGCCGCCGGTTTCGGCCTGGACACCTGTGATTTAAACGCCGCCGCCGATCCGCAGGCAGCGCTGGCGGATGCCATCCAACGCCCTGGCCCGTGCCTGATCCACGCACTGATCGACACCAATGAAAAAGTATTCCCGATGGTGCCGCCGGGTGCCGCCAACATCGACATGATTGGAGAATGA